From Azotosporobacter soli:
CGGTGATGAGAATGCCTGGCAGAACTGGCTGCCGGCTGGCGGCGTATTGGTGGAGCGCGACGAGCATCTGATCTGGGAACATCACGACCTGCCCCTCTTAAAAGGGCTGGCGGTGCAGCGCTCCGGCTGGCTGCTCGGAACCTTGCCGCGCGGCCGCTTCAAACCGTCGCAGGCGTTGGCGCTCGGACTGACTGCGGCAGGAACAGAAACGGCGCGCAAGTATCCGCTTGCGGATAAAGGACAGGCGATTCGTTATCTGAAAGGGGAGACGCTGATGACCGGCGAGCGCGGCTGGCATCTCGTGACCTGGCAGGGGCATGCGCTCGGCTGGGCGAAGGGCGATGGAACCTGGTTAAAGAATGAATATCCGCCGGGTTGGCGGTGGCAAGACAGTGAGGAGGCATAAAAATGAAAGAAAAAGCGGAAAAATTACGTTTGGATAAGGCGCTGGCGCATATCGGCATCGGCAGCCGCAAAGAAGTGAAGCAATTGGTGCGCAGCGGCTGCGTGCTGGTCAACGGGACACCAGCAACTAAATCGGATATGATCATCGACGCGGCAGTCGACGAGCTGCTGGTGAACGGCGAAGCGGTGCGCTACCGCGAATTCATCTATCTACTGATGAACAAGCCGCAGGGAGTGCTCTCGGCAACCGAGGATCGTAATGACAAGGTCATTATTGATTTGCTCGAACCGGAATATGCGGCGTTCGAACCGTTTCCGGTCGGTCGTCTCGATAAGGATACGGAAGGCTTGCTGCTTTTGACCAATGACGGGCAGTTGGCGCATCGTCTTCTCTCGCCGAAGAAACATGTGCCGAAGACGTACTTTGCTCGCGTGGCAGGCGAAGTGAGCGAAGCCGACGGCAAGCAGTTTGCGGCTGGAGTTGAGCTGGACGACGGCTATAAGACATTGCCGGCGCAGCTGGAAATTCTCTCGGCCGGTTCCGAATCTGAAATCAGGCTGACGATTTATGAAGGGAAATTCCATCAGGTGAAGCGGATGTTTGCCGCAGTCGGCAAAAGCGTCACATATTTGAAGCGGATTCGAATGGGTGATTTGGAACTCGATCCGGCATTGGCGCTCGGCGAGTACCGGGAACTAAGCGAAGCGGAATTGGCGGGGCTGCAAAATTTTAAAGCGAGGCGAGAAAACTAGAGGTTTTTTAAGCGGCAAAGCCGAATAATACCAGTGTCAAACCGTTTTTTCTTGCTGCGCAGGCAGGCCTTTTGAAAACGGAGATTAATTGTAGAAGCGGGAGTGAATCA
This genomic window contains:
- a CDS encoding pseudouridine synthase, which produces MKEKAEKLRLDKALAHIGIGSRKEVKQLVRSGCVLVNGTPATKSDMIIDAAVDELLVNGEAVRYREFIYLLMNKPQGVLSATEDRNDKVIIDLLEPEYAAFEPFPVGRLDKDTEGLLLLTNDGQLAHRLLSPKKHVPKTYFARVAGEVSEADGKQFAAGVELDDGYKTLPAQLEILSAGSESEIRLTIYEGKFHQVKRMFAAVGKSVTYLKRIRMGDLELDPALALGEYRELSEAELAGLQNFKARREN